A single genomic interval of Asinibacterium sp. OR53 harbors:
- a CDS encoding HAMP domain-containing sensor histidine kinase: MQIRTRLTLLFTALAAAILLAFALIVYVSFSQTREDEYYKRLKQQATIKANLLFDTKIDPGVLQLIYKNTPDPLFQEEVAIYDTGFHLLYHDAVDIDKVKETRTMIDQAIAQKELRFYVKDMQVVAFIYTRQDHTYVVTAAAKDGNGLAKLASLRNTLLVVFVGAIVLIFLAGRFFARQSLKPVATMVDKVKTITATNLDFRVAEGNRKDEIASLAITFNEMLNRLENSFDAQKHFVSNISHELRTPLTAMLTELQLTASKERSNEEYKGAITHIIGDTKKIIRLSNSLLDLAKASYDQTEIAFKELRIDEVLLDARNDVLHNQPGVSINIRFEKEIENDDFVSVQGNEYLLKAAFSNLMENGCKFSANKQSTASISYDQQHVILHFADTGIGIPADELAHIFTPFYRGKNKQFTDGNGIGLPLTQKIIKLHNGDLSVHSRVGEGTVFTIEIPHI; encoded by the coding sequence ATGCAGATCAGGACCAGGCTAACATTATTGTTCACTGCACTGGCAGCAGCCATTTTGCTGGCTTTTGCACTGATCGTGTATGTTTCTTTCTCTCAAACAAGGGAAGATGAATATTACAAAAGGCTTAAACAGCAAGCTACCATCAAAGCCAACCTGCTGTTTGATACGAAAATCGATCCGGGGGTATTACAGTTGATTTACAAGAACACCCCCGATCCTTTATTCCAGGAAGAAGTAGCTATTTACGATACAGGGTTTCATTTATTGTACCACGATGCGGTAGATATCGATAAAGTGAAAGAAACCCGCACTATGATCGACCAGGCCATTGCACAGAAAGAACTCCGGTTCTATGTAAAAGACATGCAGGTGGTAGCATTCATTTATACACGCCAGGATCACACTTACGTGGTCACTGCAGCGGCAAAGGATGGCAACGGCCTGGCCAAACTGGCGTCTTTGCGTAATACGTTGCTGGTTGTATTTGTAGGTGCCATTGTGCTGATCTTTTTGGCCGGCCGGTTTTTTGCGCGGCAGTCGCTCAAGCCGGTGGCCACCATGGTAGATAAGGTGAAGACCATCACGGCTACCAACCTCGATTTCAGGGTAGCCGAAGGTAACCGGAAAGATGAGATCGCCTCCCTGGCCATCACCTTCAATGAAATGCTCAACCGCCTGGAAAATTCATTCGATGCCCAGAAACATTTTGTATCGAATATCTCCCATGAATTGCGAACGCCGCTGACTGCCATGCTTACAGAGCTGCAACTGACTGCATCGAAAGAAAGGAGCAACGAAGAATACAAGGGGGCGATCACACATATCATCGGTGATACCAAGAAGATCATCCGCCTTTCCAACAGCCTGCTCGACCTGGCAAAAGCCAGTTATGATCAAACTGAAATAGCGTTCAAAGAATTACGGATAGACGAAGTATTACTCGACGCACGCAACGATGTACTGCACAACCAGCCTGGTGTGAGCATCAATATCCGTTTTGAAAAAGAGATCGAAAACGATGATTTCGTTTCAGTGCAGGGTAATGAATACCTGCTGAAAGCAGCTTTCAGTAACCTAATGGAAAACGGCTGTAAATTTTCGGCGAATAAACAATCTACTGCTTCTATCTCGTATGATCAGCAACATGTGATCCTGCATTTTGCCGATACAGGTATAGGAATACCAGCCGATGAGCTGGCACATATTTTTACTCCTTTTTACAGGGGAAAGAACAAACAATTCACCGATGGAAACGGCATCGGCCTTCCGTTAACACAAAAGATCATCAAACTGCACAATGGTGACCTGAGCGTGCATTCCCGTGTGGGTGAAGGCACGGTTTTTACCATTGAAATCCCACATATTTAG
- a CDS encoding response regulator transcription factor, producing the protein MIQLLLVEDDQRIAALIKQGLEEQGFEVTAAYDGLMGKKLAVNRSYDIIITDIILPNLNGIDLCKEIRSVKPDVPIIMLTALGTTDDKVEGFDAGADDYLVKPFELRELLVRIRALLKRSASNNQVQGFILRYADIEMNMHTKIVKRNNKEIELTPKELKLLEYMMQNPERVLSRAEIAEKVWDTAFDTGTNFIDVYINYLRKKIDKDFDTKLIHTKSGLGFIFKKE; encoded by the coding sequence ATGATTCAGTTGCTTTTGGTAGAAGACGACCAGCGTATTGCAGCATTGATCAAGCAGGGGCTGGAAGAACAGGGATTTGAAGTAACAGCTGCCTATGATGGTTTGATGGGAAAAAAACTGGCTGTTAACAGGTCATACGATATCATTATCACCGATATCATACTACCCAACCTGAATGGAATCGACCTGTGCAAAGAGATCAGGAGCGTTAAGCCCGATGTTCCCATTATCATGCTCACAGCCCTTGGCACCACCGACGATAAAGTAGAAGGATTTGATGCCGGTGCCGACGATTACCTGGTAAAACCCTTTGAACTGCGGGAATTACTGGTAAGGATACGGGCATTGCTGAAAAGAAGCGCTTCCAACAACCAGGTGCAGGGATTCATATTGCGGTATGCCGATATAGAAATGAACATGCATACCAAAATTGTAAAACGAAACAACAAAGAAATTGAGCTGACGCCCAAGGAATTGAAGTTGCTCGAATACATGATGCAAAACCCTGAAAGGGTGCTGAGCAGAGCAGAGATCGCTGAAAAGGTTTGGGATACTGCTTTCGACACCGGTACCAATTTCATCGATGTGTATATCAACTACCTGCGGAAAAAGATCGACAAAGACTTCGATACCAAATTGATCCATACCAAATCGGGACTCGGGTTCATCTTCAAAAAAGAATAA
- a CDS encoding ATP-binding protein translates to MIYQLNHNNTVPSLRIALDHCKTLIGLRLQAYFDNGSFDPVAWLKEQYQNEPPNKGWLSFIPLQEYAEWLVVMLTLAPHVYPNFFESLIVTHLPSGGDFPEFGGVKAANHRGMLPTGETIQFIIAGDDMEKRLQLQELFRETHFFYRQGILWLEPVKEGEPVMSGRIVLPQENIERILFGRESAPRYGLDFPAKQIITAMEWNDVVLHPRTMQQVKDISTWLNHHHRFAEDNNLRRKIKPGYRVLFYGPSGTGKTLTAALLGKEFGKDVYRIDLSQIVSKYIGETEKNLEAVFKRAESKDWILFFDEADALFGKRTSVQSSHDKYANQEVSYLLQRVEDYPGLLILASNFKNNLDEAFLRRFHSVVHFPMPNTAERHHLWKKTMPAGLQHDTSVNLLELADQFELTGASILNAVQFATLQSYARGDGTLLQSDLLEGVKKEFLKEEKSF, encoded by the coding sequence GTGATCTACCAGTTAAACCATAACAATACGGTACCATCATTGAGGATTGCCCTGGATCATTGCAAAACCCTGATCGGATTGCGTTTGCAGGCGTATTTCGACAACGGCTCTTTCGACCCGGTTGCCTGGCTCAAAGAACAATATCAAAATGAACCACCAAATAAAGGCTGGCTCTCTTTTATCCCCTTGCAGGAATACGCTGAATGGCTCGTGGTCATGTTAACATTGGCGCCCCATGTGTATCCTAATTTTTTTGAATCCCTGATCGTAACACACCTGCCCTCCGGTGGCGATTTCCCCGAATTTGGCGGTGTAAAAGCGGCTAATCATCGAGGCATGTTGCCTACCGGTGAAACGATCCAGTTCATTATAGCCGGAGATGATATGGAAAAACGACTGCAACTACAGGAACTTTTCCGTGAAACACATTTCTTTTACCGCCAGGGTATTTTATGGCTGGAACCGGTCAAAGAAGGCGAACCGGTAATGAGCGGACGAATCGTGTTGCCGCAGGAAAATATAGAACGCATCTTATTCGGTCGTGAGTCGGCACCACGTTATGGGCTCGACTTCCCCGCCAAACAAATCATTACGGCCATGGAATGGAACGATGTGGTACTGCATCCGCGCACCATGCAACAGGTAAAAGACATCAGCACCTGGCTCAATCACCATCACCGTTTTGCGGAGGACAATAACTTGAGAAGAAAGATCAAACCCGGTTACCGTGTGCTCTTTTATGGGCCGTCGGGAACCGGTAAAACGTTAACAGCCGCACTGCTGGGTAAAGAATTCGGCAAAGATGTTTACCGCATCGACTTATCACAGATCGTAAGCAAATACATTGGTGAAACGGAAAAGAACCTGGAAGCCGTTTTCAAAAGAGCAGAGAGTAAAGACTGGATATTATTCTTCGATGAGGCCGACGCACTCTTTGGCAAAAGAACCAGTGTTCAAAGCTCGCACGACAAATACGCCAACCAGGAAGTGAGCTATCTCCTGCAACGTGTGGAAGATTATCCTGGTCTGCTCATCCTGGCCTCCAACTTCAAGAATAACCTCGATGAAGCCTTCCTGCGTCGTTTTCATTCTGTAGTACATTTCCCCATGCCCAATACCGCCGAACGGCACCATCTCTGGAAAAAAACAATGCCTGCAGGCTTGCAACACGATACATCTGTGAACCTCCTTGAACTGGCTGATCAGTTCGAGCTAACGGGTGCTTCCATCCTGAATGCCGTACAGTTTGCCACTTTGCAAAGCTATGCCCGTGGTGATGGCACGCTATTGCAATCAGACCTACTCGAAGGCGTGAAAAAAGAGTTCCTGAAAGAAGAGAAGTCTTTTTAA
- a CDS encoding DUF4157 domain-containing protein: protein MATIFKRRRRRSITANEGKFFKKENTQEQSFFSGADHDGFFQPQPQTQQVQRKCAECEKEERVQRMSDDKKEEDKTVHRETDKKEEDDKKLHRQADGAATASGGAASYVHSLNGKGSPLPASTKHFFQQRMGVDFSQVAIHTEKEASDSAKAINAKAYTVGNHIVFKEGQYAPDTYEGKKLLAHELTHVVQQAGAIMRKVNPVIHEDDDKTALRPVSGKGTLTGNKTNNGSATVDVSAQTTANYDHGTFTTTSATSTRATGCSNCGSAPCATMSGVMISVFHAHPVIAPPVMPSGLTPCQRLRVQHFINNVLMPHERQHVAAFNTYNGTVRTPFTVTACHTDQGLSDALLPLHNSIDASRIAAANAQSDALDPFNTTIDIDCQEPQAPASPSPKKQQKK, encoded by the coding sequence ATGGCAACCATTTTTAAAAGACGCAGACGCAGATCCATCACTGCCAATGAGGGCAAGTTCTTTAAAAAAGAGAATACCCAGGAACAAAGTTTTTTCAGCGGCGCTGATCATGATGGATTTTTCCAGCCGCAGCCGCAAACACAGCAGGTGCAACGAAAATGCGCTGAATGCGAGAAAGAGGAAAGAGTACAGCGTATGAGCGATGATAAAAAGGAAGAGGATAAAACCGTGCATCGCGAAACGGATAAAAAAGAAGAAGACGATAAAAAGTTGCACCGGCAAGCTGATGGAGCTGCTACTGCCTCAGGCGGTGCAGCTTCTTATGTCCATTCGCTCAATGGCAAAGGCAGTCCGCTTCCGGCTTCCACAAAGCATTTTTTTCAGCAACGTATGGGCGTTGATTTCAGTCAGGTGGCCATCCATACGGAAAAGGAAGCCTCCGATTCTGCAAAAGCCATCAATGCAAAAGCCTATACAGTGGGCAATCATATTGTATTCAAAGAAGGCCAATATGCACCGGATACATACGAAGGGAAAAAACTGCTTGCACATGAATTAACACATGTGGTGCAGCAGGCAGGAGCCATCATGCGCAAAGTGAATCCGGTGATCCATGAAGACGATGATAAGACTGCTTTGAGACCGGTTTCAGGTAAGGGAACGCTTACCGGTAATAAAACCAACAATGGCAGTGCTACGGTAGATGTTAGTGCGCAAACGACCGCCAATTACGATCATGGGACTTTTACAACAACCAGCGCCACCAGCACCCGCGCAACAGGTTGCAGTAATTGTGGGTCTGCACCCTGCGCTACCATGAGTGGTGTCATGATATCGGTATTCCATGCGCATCCGGTTATTGCGCCGCCTGTTATGCCGTCCGGACTCACACCCTGTCAGCGGTTGCGCGTACAACATTTCATCAATAACGTATTGATGCCGCACGAAAGACAGCATGTGGCGGCATTCAATACATATAATGGAACAGTCCGTACACCGTTTACGGTAACTGCGTGTCATACAGACCAGGGATTGAGCGATGCGCTCCTCCCCTTGCACAACAGTATCGATGCCAGCCGCATTGCTGCGGCCAACGCACAGAGCGATGCGCTGGACCCTTTCAATACTACAATAGACATTGATTGCCAGGAGCCGCAAGCCCCTGCTTCCCCATCGCCTAAAAAACAACAGAAGAAATAA
- a CDS encoding DUF4157 domain-containing protein, which yields MFSTAEKTSKTASSAPKQGAAGSFFRKAEESSFFGTQETPSFFNGGSFIQPKLSVSSPDDPHEKEADAVADHVMRAPDTATPQLKQEDNEVQRKTAADDKKKELHPKLETPAITAIQCKEEEGNTSDTEVIQTALLQRHGRAPPTPVTGFEQQLAHSKGGGSALPGSTRQYMETRFGADFSGVRIHTGAVAESLSSNIQAQAFTHGNDIYFNTGKYAPDTGAGGLLLAHELTHTIQQGASKSVASNAHPVARKPILQRTASDRPVPSQLNNAVAKAKSEVGKVNADKEGPDGYRTGWERLVEYFKTTLGADKVLPQGAAMVQGAVAEQDIKKQRRVNGLPPANPRPASGPYQRDAMPSWCGIFVFWSLHKGGVPLKPWILGGHNIDLNAAYPPGYHPKAGDIAYRDRFSHYAIVEKSSGDTVTTVNGNTAGEDNLGGQVQVKDHPLAEWTGFFDPLMMKNGELGAGEQAAESKPKTLRELRQELFHVNRKMQDGPEPEREMTEEVHLQAKQEPLSNWQVNESGRLTHAPPVVQPSAVQAKEEPVQQKEEEHKEEEEKRTPVPVQLKTVEPKVQRSWLSDAWSTVSNAVGDLVSQGLEAGKRILLREARDFAMAIPGYRALRVVLGEDPITNEVVERNGHNFIEAAFDIMPGGRLLHQKLEELGALTDAEAWVDQQIANIVSVVHRIITSIENFWSSLSLDDLGSPQRVFERIGNIIHDTISSIVRFAENAASELLSIVKRFLLNQLVSFVREHTTAYPLLCVILGEDPITHQQVAKNGTNILNALLELGGEEGREQRRQMQDTGTFQRIAAWIDRGITVFSNAYEQIRAGIASIWDFVSIESLMHPIDTFNRIYNIFAPPIQQVWNFVRDTAVVILRFIKEVLLRRLSNWARTVRGYQLLTVIIGKDPFTDEVVPRTMENIIRGFMSLMEGGLEQFNQLKESGAIDRTTQRINAAVDRLNMTPAGIVQLFSNLWHSMSLNDLIHPIDAFRRIVATFGEPIGRLIAFVVEIVKIVVEVILQVMNFPTDLISNIITKAMQAFEMIKRDPVGFLKNLLRAIKEGFTQFFNNILRHLLNGLTGWLMSELRDANVPAPQDFSLRGIISWVLQVLGLSMETIWQKLSEHPRIGPQRVARIRSMINTLEGIWTFIRDVQERGIAAIWDRIQEQLSNLWNTILDAVKNWIMEQIVNRVVARLLSMLDPTGIMAVINSAIALYRAVQSFIRYLREMLTVVNSFVEGVVEIASGNTRRAADFLENSLDRAMPIVIGFLANQVGLSGVGHRIAELIGAARQLVDRAVTWLVNRAVDTGFALFERLMAAGRSAVAAVLDWLGFRERFATDNGTNHTIYIRDSGQAPTLIIESSPVDVATFFNQQEAAITASSTMTTTDKNTKLGKITHGRNLLQGLQTLMNSAKAANNSNPRIPQMIVEIIGVIKEIEPGGTQEMVPAAEFNPGFLNAKAGSFSARYVYKGGTTAAGVAIPKNHVDGTEPTDANLVDAWRILTGLQLSSRWVRFHILNREVGGIAADSNLIPTPTLINNEYKDALETDLKGYYNSGLPVWLRASVTYRPIYNSLFPNRYSAQAGAMKYQNNQWVEDPTKQKTYSAGIDPPENVGFNINLALTDADVQYFIVNMSTVTRDMIDILRARRPSSGYAYYRQMERALASEVFGRDVLSFDPEVISALSPTQAQSNRISAYRRGLSSVNWIF from the coding sequence ATGTTCTCAACTGCTGAAAAAACATCAAAGACCGCGTCATCAGCTCCTAAACAAGGAGCTGCCGGTAGTTTTTTCAGGAAAGCGGAAGAGTCTTCTTTTTTCGGAACACAGGAAACGCCCTCATTTTTCAACGGCGGAAGTTTCATACAACCCAAATTATCGGTAAGCAGTCCCGATGACCCCCATGAAAAAGAAGCTGATGCAGTAGCAGACCATGTGATGCGCGCGCCTGATACGGCAACACCTCAACTGAAACAGGAAGACAACGAAGTACAGCGAAAAACAGCGGCAGACGACAAAAAAAAAGAACTCCATCCCAAACTGGAAACACCGGCTATAACAGCTATACAGTGTAAAGAAGAAGAGGGTAATACTTCCGACACTGAAGTGATACAAACAGCTTTACTGCAAAGACACGGCCGCGCACCGCCAACTCCAGTAACAGGTTTTGAACAACAACTGGCCCACTCCAAAGGAGGAGGCAGTGCTTTGCCCGGTTCTACACGGCAGTACATGGAAACCAGGTTTGGCGCCGACTTCAGCGGAGTGCGCATTCATACCGGCGCCGTAGCAGAATCACTGAGCAGCAATATACAGGCACAGGCATTCACACACGGTAACGATATTTATTTCAATACCGGTAAATATGCACCCGATACAGGGGCAGGTGGATTATTGCTTGCCCATGAATTAACACATACTATCCAACAAGGCGCCAGCAAATCTGTTGCATCCAACGCTCATCCTGTTGCGCGCAAACCCATCTTACAACGAACAGCGTCTGACCGGCCTGTTCCTTCGCAATTGAATAATGCCGTAGCCAAAGCCAAATCGGAAGTAGGCAAAGTAAATGCCGATAAAGAAGGTCCTGATGGATACCGCACCGGTTGGGAACGGCTAGTAGAATATTTCAAAACAACACTCGGAGCCGATAAAGTATTGCCGCAAGGCGCTGCTATGGTGCAGGGTGCCGTTGCGGAACAAGATATAAAGAAACAACGAAGGGTTAATGGACTGCCGCCCGCTAATCCACGCCCTGCGAGTGGACCTTATCAAAGAGATGCTATGCCCAGTTGGTGTGGCATATTCGTGTTCTGGTCGCTCCATAAAGGCGGCGTGCCCCTGAAGCCCTGGATATTGGGCGGCCATAATATAGACCTGAACGCAGCTTATCCTCCCGGTTACCATCCCAAAGCAGGTGATATTGCTTACCGCGACAGGTTTTCCCATTACGCCATCGTTGAAAAATCAAGTGGCGATACGGTTACAACAGTCAATGGTAATACGGCCGGTGAAGACAACCTGGGCGGACAAGTGCAGGTAAAAGACCATCCTCTCGCCGAATGGACAGGCTTCTTCGATCCATTGATGATGAAGAATGGAGAACTGGGTGCAGGCGAACAGGCCGCAGAAAGCAAACCCAAAACGTTGCGCGAACTGCGACAGGAATTATTCCATGTGAACAGGAAAATGCAGGACGGCCCCGAGCCTGAAAGAGAAATGACCGAAGAAGTACACCTGCAAGCCAAACAGGAGCCGCTGAGTAACTGGCAGGTGAACGAGAGCGGCCGGTTAACACATGCACCACCAGTTGTTCAACCTTCCGCTGTGCAAGCCAAAGAAGAACCGGTGCAACAGAAAGAGGAAGAGCACAAAGAGGAAGAAGAAAAACGCACGCCTGTACCGGTACAATTGAAAACAGTTGAACCCAAAGTGCAGCGCTCCTGGTTGAGTGATGCATGGTCAACCGTATCGAATGCAGTGGGCGATCTTGTATCGCAGGGACTTGAAGCCGGCAAACGCATCCTATTAAGAGAGGCACGCGATTTTGCAATGGCTATTCCAGGTTATCGCGCATTGCGGGTGGTACTGGGTGAAGACCCCATCACCAATGAAGTAGTTGAAAGGAATGGTCATAATTTCATAGAAGCGGCATTCGATATTATGCCGGGTGGCCGGTTATTGCACCAGAAACTGGAAGAGTTGGGTGCACTCACCGATGCGGAAGCATGGGTAGATCAACAGATAGCCAACATCGTATCTGTTGTACACCGCATTATTACCAGTATTGAAAATTTCTGGTCAAGCTTGTCGTTGGATGATCTGGGCAGTCCACAACGCGTATTCGAACGCATTGGTAATATTATCCACGACACCATCAGCAGTATTGTGCGTTTTGCAGAGAATGCCGCAAGTGAATTACTTTCTATTGTCAAACGCTTCCTGCTGAACCAACTGGTTTCCTTTGTACGTGAACATACCACGGCTTATCCCCTGCTCTGCGTGATATTGGGAGAAGACCCCATCACGCACCAGCAGGTAGCGAAGAATGGAACGAATATCCTCAACGCATTGCTGGAACTGGGCGGTGAAGAAGGAAGAGAGCAAAGACGCCAGATGCAGGACACCGGCACTTTCCAACGGATCGCAGCGTGGATTGATCGCGGCATAACGGTATTCAGTAATGCCTATGAACAGATAAGGGCGGGCATTGCATCGATATGGGATTTTGTGTCCATCGAAAGCCTCATGCATCCCATCGACACCTTCAATCGTATTTACAACATATTTGCGCCGCCGATACAGCAGGTATGGAATTTTGTGCGCGATACTGCGGTGGTGATATTGCGTTTCATCAAAGAAGTATTGCTGCGCAGGTTGTCGAACTGGGCAAGAACAGTGCGCGGATACCAGTTGCTCACCGTGATCATTGGCAAAGATCCTTTCACAGATGAGGTCGTTCCGCGCACAATGGAAAACATCATCCGCGGATTCATGAGCCTGATGGAAGGCGGACTGGAACAGTTCAACCAACTGAAAGAATCCGGCGCCATCGACCGAACCACGCAACGCATCAATGCAGCGGTTGACCGGCTTAACATGACGCCTGCCGGCATTGTACAACTGTTCAGCAATCTCTGGCATTCCATGAGCCTGAACGATCTCATCCACCCGATCGATGCTTTCAGGCGCATCGTGGCTACATTCGGAGAACCCATTGGCCGGCTCATTGCCTTTGTAGTAGAGATTGTCAAAATTGTGGTGGAAGTGATCCTGCAGGTGATGAATTTCCCCACCGATCTTATCAGCAATATCATCACCAAAGCCATGCAGGCTTTTGAAATGATCAAGCGCGATCCGGTAGGCTTCCTCAAAAACCTGCTGCGCGCCATCAAGGAAGGATTCACACAGTTCTTCAATAATATCCTCAGGCATTTACTGAATGGACTCACGGGCTGGTTGATGAGTGAATTACGCGATGCCAATGTACCGGCGCCACAAGACTTCTCTCTGCGAGGCATCATTAGTTGGGTATTGCAGGTATTGGGGTTGAGCATGGAAACCATCTGGCAGAAATTGTCGGAACACCCGCGGATAGGACCACAACGTGTGGCGCGCATACGCAGCATGATCAATACACTCGAAGGTATATGGACTTTCATAAGAGATGTTCAAGAAAGAGGTATTGCGGCTATCTGGGACAGGATACAGGAGCAATTGAGCAACCTGTGGAATACCATATTGGATGCTGTGAAGAATTGGATCATGGAGCAGATCGTAAACCGTGTGGTAGCCAGGTTGCTGAGTATGCTGGACCCTACGGGTATCATGGCCGTGATCAACAGTGCGATTGCTTTGTACAGGGCTGTACAATCTTTCATCCGTTACCTGCGAGAAATGCTCACGGTGGTGAATTCGTTTGTAGAAGGCGTGGTAGAAATAGCGAGCGGCAACACCCGGCGTGCGGCCGACTTCCTGGAGAACAGTCTCGACAGGGCCATGCCCATCGTCATCGGATTCCTTGCTAACCAGGTAGGTTTGAGTGGCGTTGGACACCGCATTGCCGAGCTCATCGGGGCTGCAAGGCAGTTGGTAGACAGGGCTGTGACATGGCTGGTGAACCGGGCTGTGGATACAGGCTTCGCTTTATTCGAGCGGTTGATGGCTGCGGGAAGAAGTGCGGTAGCAGCAGTGCTTGATTGGTTAGGATTCAGGGAAAGATTTGCTACGGATAATGGAACAAATCATACCATATATATAAGAGATTCCGGGCAGGCACCAACACTGATTATTGAAAGTTCTCCTGTAGACGTTGCTACTTTCTTTAACCAACAGGAAGCCGCTATCACTGCGTCCTCAACCATGACTACCACAGATAAGAATACTAAACTAGGAAAGATCACACATGGAAGGAATTTACTCCAAGGATTACAAACATTAATGAATAGCGCCAAAGCAGCAAACAATTCAAATCCGAGGATCCCGCAAATGATTGTAGAAATTATTGGCGTCATAAAAGAAATTGAACCAGGCGGTACACAAGAAATGGTTCCTGCCGCTGAATTCAATCCCGGATTCTTAAATGCCAAAGCCGGGTCATTCTCTGCGAGATATGTTTACAAAGGCGGTACCACAGCTGCCGGTGTTGCCATACCTAAAAACCATGTTGATGGAACCGAACCAACAGATGCAAATTTGGTTGATGCGTGGAGGATATTAACAGGCCTGCAGTTGAGCAGCAGGTGGGTAAGGTTCCATATACTGAACAGAGAAGTAGGTGGTATTGCTGCCGATTCTAATTTAATTCCTACACCTACTTTGATAAATAATGAGTACAAAGATGCTTTGGAGACCGATTTAAAAGGATATTACAATTCGGGGTTACCTGTTTGGCTCCGGGCTTCGGTGACTTACCGGCCTATTTATAATTCTCTGTTCCCGAACAGGTATTCAGCACAGGCCGGTGCGATGAAATATCAAAATAATCAATGGGTTGAGGACCCTACAAAGCAAAAAACATATAGTGCGGGCATTGACCCCCCTGAAAATGTAGGCTTTAATATTAATCTGGCTTTAACTGATGCAGATGTTCAGTATTTCATTGTCAATATGTCAACAGTAACAAGAGATATGATTGATATTTTAAGGGCAAGGAGACCGTCAAGCGGTTATGCCTATTATCGTCAAATGGAAAGAGCGCTTGCATCGGAAGTTTTTGGAAGGGACGTTCTATCTTTTGATCCTGAAGTTATTAGTGCACTGAGTCCTACCCAGGCACAATCGAACCGAATAAGTGCTTATAGAAGAGGATTGTCAAGTGTAAATTGGATTTTCTAA